The genomic window GCCGGCGAACTGGAGTATCTCGATAACCTGCCACCGCTGATCGAACGGGATCTGTTTTTTGGGGATCCACAGATCGCCGGCGCTCAGATATCCCCGGACGGAGAGTATGTTTCATTCCTAAAGCCTTACAAAGAGGTTAGAAATATTTATGTAAAAAAACGTGGAGAAGCGTTTGAAAAAGCCCTGCCGGTCACAGCAGATGATCGTCCTGTATCCGGATACTTTTGGAGCCAGGACAGCCGGTATATCCTGTATGTACAGGACAAAGGCGGCAATGAAAATTACCATGTCTACGCGGTTGATCCGAGGGCTGAACCTGAACCTGAAACCGGTGTTCCGTCCGCCAAAGATCTGACTCCAATGGAAGATGTCCGCGCTTATATTTATTCAGTTCCTGAAAATACGCCGGATAAAATCATTGTTGGATTGAATGACCGGGATCCTTCTTATCATGATGTTTACCGGGTGAGCATTTCTACCGGTGAGAAAGAACAGGAATTTGAAAATACACAACAGATTGCCGGTTTTACGTTCGATCTGAACGGGGAGCTTCAGACTGGCTTCCCGGCAGACCGAGGATGGGGGGACGGAAATCCTAAAGTTCGACGGCGATGCCTTTGAACGCATTTACAAAGTCGGTTTTGAAGAAACTTGCTATAGCGTACGCTTTCACAAGGATGGTGAGCGCGCATATTTTGTGACCAATAAAGGCGATAATGTCGATCTGACCCGACTTTGCCTGCTGGACCCGCAAACCGGCGAGACTGAACTGGTAGAGTACGATCCCGAACGCAAAGTGGATTTCGGCAGCGCCTTGTTTGATAATCGCACAGAGGAACTGATTGCGACCATGTATACGGGTGACCGAAAACGCATTTATCCCAAAACCAAAGAGTTTGAAAAGGATATAGAGTTTTTAAAATCAAATCTGCCCGATGGAGAACTGTCCGTGCGCGCCGCCAGTGAAGATATGCGTTATGTGCTGGTGGGGTTGTCCAGTGATGTGAATCCGGGCTCGGTGTATTTGTATGACCGGGACAAAAAAGACCTTGAATTGCTTTATCATTCACGTCCTGAACTCAAAAGTGATCATTTGGCTCACATGAAAGCTTTGCGTTATAAAGCCCGGGACGGTATGGAAATCCCTGCCTATCTGACCCTGCCGCGCGGTGTTGAGCCCGAGAAACTGGCGACTGTCATGCTGATTCATGGCGGCCCCTGGGGGCGTGACAGCTGGGGATTCGATGCCTATGCCCAGTTTCTGGCCAATCGTGGTTATGCAGTCATGCAGCCGAATTTTCGCGGTTCCGCCGGTTATGGAAAAGAATTTCTGAATGCCGGTAATAAAGAATGGGGCACCGGTTCGATGCAGCATGATATCTCGGATGCGGTCAAGATCTGATAGACAAAGGGTATGCGCATCCGGATCAAATAGCCATTTTCGGCGGATCCTACGGCGGCTATGCCACCCTGGCCGGTCTGACTTTTACTCCTGAATTATACAACGCGGGAATTTCCTATGTGGGCCCGTCTAATCTTTTGACCCTGCTAAATTCCTTGCCTCCCTACTGGGAACCCATCAAAAAGATGTTTTACAAACGCGTCGGGGATCCCAATACTTCGCAAGGCAGAAAACAGCTCAAACAGCAGTCACCGCTGTTTCATGCGGAAAATATCGATGATCCGGTGCTGGTCATTCAAGGCGCCAATGATCCGCGCGTGAAAAAACAGGAATCGGACCAGATTGTGGTGGCCGGACGCGAAAAAGGCCTGGATATGAGCTATCTTGTCGCGCCCAATGAGGGACACGGATTCCGACAGCAGGATAATCGTCTGGTGGTTGCGGTGGCAATCGAAAAATTCCTCGCTGAACAGTTGGGCGGACGCTATCAAAAGGCGGTTGACCCCGAGATTGAAGAACGCTGGAATGAACTCAAGGTGGATATTGACAGCGTGGCCATGCCGGATACCTCGTTTGTCTCCCAGGGTGCGGGGTTCCCGCATGTGAACGGCAGCATTCTGACATCCTTTACCGCAAGCTATGAACAGCTGCTGGAAACCCAGGGCCGGGAAATCAATATGGATGTCACGCGCAATGTTCTCGAGTCGAAATACAAGGGTAATGACGTCTGGCTGGTGATCAATAAAGCACAGTCCCCGCAGGGAACATCGGTCGATTCGTTTTATCTGGCTGCAACCGATCTGGCGCCGCTCAAACATATTGTCAATCAGCCCCGGGTCCGTATTGAAACGCAATATAATGAAAACAGTGTGACGGGATCCATGCAGATGGGCGGACGCGAACGCGAGATCAATGTGGATGTGTCCGAGAAGCTATTGGGCAGCATTGATGTTACAGCCATGGGCATGTCACTTGCAACCGATTACCAGGCGCAATTTTCCATGTTTAATCTGCTGCGTCAGCAGGCTGAAAAACGAATTTTAAGCATTAACGGTACGCAAACCGTAACTGTGCCGGCTGGTGAGTTTGAATGCCTGGTGGTTGAAATCGATAAAGAGGACGGCACTGAAAAACAGACACTGTATGTAACAAAAAAGGAACCGCATCTTTTGATCAAATCCACCAGTCAGCTGCCTGCCATGATGGGCGGCGGCACAGCCACGACAAAGCTTGTGGAAACTGATCTGGAGTTATAAGTAAGGTGAAACACCGGCTTTTGCATAAAAAGCCGGTGTTGTTTCTTTAATGAATTTTCAGTACACTGTCCCCATTAACTTTTATCATTATTCATCAAGGTGGTTGCTATGAAATGCCTGTTATTAATCATGTTTTTCACTGTTGTATCTGCACAAGCTTTGGATTTATCTCCCTTGTTTTCCGACCATATGGTGCTGCAGCAGCAGACTGCTGTGCCGGTCTGGGGGACAGCGGAACCCGGAACGGCTGTGGTCGTAAAGTCAGAGTGGGGTGAAACAGCGGAAACCCGGGCGGATCAGGATGGTCACTGGTTTGTTGAGCTTGAGACGGTTCAAGCCGACGGCCCGTTTACCTTGACGATCAGTGCGTTCAACGATACGATCCGGATTCAGGATGTGATGCTCGGCGAAGTCTGGCTCTGCTCGGGACAGTCCAATATGGAAATGCCGCTTGCCGGCTGGCCGCCTGCGGATACGGTGCGCCATTCAGCCCGGGAAATCCGTTCAGCGGATTATCCGCGCATTCGTATGTTTATGGCTGCCCGCTCAGTAGCCATGCAGCCGAAAAACGAGATATCCGGCAGCTGGAAACCCTGTACGCCGGAGACCGCTTTTGCGTTCAGCGCAACCGCTTATTTTTTCGCCCTGAATCTGTATCAGCAACTCGATGTTCCGATCGGACTGCTGCATTCAAGCTGGGGCGGTACCCCCGTGCAGGCCTGGATGGATGCCGAAGCCTTGAGAGAAACCGGTGAATTTCTCAAGGTTCTGGATGCTCTGCAGGAAGGGGATGAAAAAATCAAAGCCTATAACAGATGGCTGGAAGAGAAAGAAACAATCAAAGTGCCCAACCGTGATTTGGATAAATTCTGGGCCCAGCTTGATTTTGGCCAGACGGTTGTCGCCGATCCTGAATTTGATGATTCGCAGTGTAATACTATGGAACTGCCGCAAACGTGGGAAGATACAGAGATCGGAGCCTTTGACGGTGTCGTCTGGTTCCGTCGCAGTATCGATATCCCCAAAGCATGGAAAGACAGAGAACTGACTCTGCAGCTCGGTCCGGTTGATGATATGGATGCCACATTTTTTAACGGTACAGAGATCGGCAGACTTCAACAGAACGGCGCCTGGCAGGTGAACCGGACTTATCACGTGTCCGCAGAACAGGTCAAGACGGGCTCGAATGTGATCGCGGTGCGTGTGATTGATACGGGCGGCGGAGGCGGCATTTACGGTGAGCCCAAACAGATGAAATTGTTTCCAAAGGACCAGCCGGAAATTGCTTTGCCGCTTTCAGGTGACTGGGCTTTCCTGCCGACGGCAGAATTTCGCGGTAACACCTTTTATCTGTTTGATGTCAATCCACCTGACTTTTACAGCAAACCGGATTTGCCGTTTGTGGTGGGTCCGCATACGCCGTCTATGCTGTACAACGGCATGATTGCACCCCTGACGCCCTATCGCATCAAGGGCGCCATCTGGTATCAGGGTGAATCCAATACCGGTAATCCGGATCAATATGCTCAACTCTTTCCGCAGATGATCCGCACTGGCGGCAGAACTGGGGAATCGGGGATTTTCCGTTCTATTTTGTACAGATCGCCCCGTATGATTACGGGGCTCAGACTGAATCACAGCGCTTGCGTGAAGCGCAAATGCAGGCGCTGAAACTGCCCCATACGGGCATGGCGGTGACTCTGGATATCGGCAATCCGCAAAATATTCATCCGGCCAATAAACAGGATGTCGGTGCACGTCTGGCGCGCTGGGCGCTGAACCGGGATTATAACCGGGATGTGTATGTGTCCGGCCCGCTTTATCAGAATATGACGCTTCGGGATGATAAAATCGTTTGTTCGTTTGATTATGTGGATGGCGGCTTGAAACTGACCGCGGACCCGCAGACTCATTTCGAAATTGCCGGAGCAGACAGTGTGTTTCGACCTGCCGAGGTTGAGATCAACGGCAATTTCCTGGTTGTTTCGCATCCGGACATTGACACGCCGCTGGCGGCGCGTTATGCCTGGGATAACACCAGCGATGCCATTCTGTTTAATGAAAAAGGTCTGCCCGCGTCATCGTTCCGCACGGATGACTGGCCCCGATAAGGGCAATCTGAATATCTGAATATAATGTCAAGACCGCTTTGCGAGTTGCTCCAATGTCCGTATCCCGGTATCTTTGTTTCTTCTGATCGGGATACGGACATTTTCATATTTGCAGCGTTTATTATCCCCGCTTGTAATACAGCAAACTGAATCCCGAGAACAAGATCAGAGAACTGAATATATAAATCGGCAGCCAGTGAATGCTTAACGGTCCGTCGAGATTTTGGAGCTGCAGGATAAATATGAACAGCATCAACGGCAGAGTCAGCAACCAACTGTTAAATCTGGCGCGTTTCAAATCCGCCGTCTGCTTTTCGTCGATCATGACTTTTTCGGCGCCGAATGATAATAACGAAACAATCCCGAGGATCAGTACCACGATTCTGAACACTGATGCCTGTTTGTACAGGCGAAAATGCCAAAATATAAAAAATAATGCATAAATGTGCACAGCAGCAAGGATGACGTAACCGATCAATGGAAGGATATCAGAGTATGAAAATAATTAACAAATGTCAAGTAAAATAAACATTATATTGAAACGCATTTCATTTTTTGTCATACAGCACTCCTGCTGTGCGACAAATGGGAGGTGCAGCAACCTGGTTAAAGACCGCTGTTGTCCCGGATCGCGTCGGAGTTCCACACCGGCACGCAGGATAAACAGAGGTTCCACCTCCAAACAAACACCCCGGCAGCGCAGACAGCAGTTCGAACCGCTTGTGTGAACGTTACGAGTCGGACCTGTGCCTCGTGTCGCCAGTCCACTAATGAACCGCAGGCCGGACACTCGGTTTTAAAGTTTATTCGACTTTCAGGCTTTACTTTTTCCTTGCATTTACCTGAAATATCATTAAATTATTTTTTGTTTACCATAAACAAGGAGGGTAATATGCCTATATTAACTGTAGAAAAACCATTGCGTGAAAAATTGGGCGAAGACGCATCGGAAAGTTTGCTTCGTCTTGTGAATCAAAGTGTTGAACAGCGGAAACACGAGATGTTGGAGTTTGTGGAAGAAAAATTTGAGCGACGGTTGACAGAAGAAATATCCAAGGTCAACGAACGTATCACCACAGAAAGTTCCAAAGTCAATGAGCGCATGACAGAAGAGATTGGCAAAGTTAATGAGCGCATGACGGAAGAGATTGCCGGTGTTAAAAATCAAATATCTGACACCCGCGCCGACCTCATCAAATGGATGTTTACTTTCTGGATCGGTCAAATCGGGGCGATTATGGGGTTGTTGTTTGCGTTTTTCAAATAAACTCGTTTGAAAATGGCCAACAACGTTTAACATGTTATAAAATAAGGTAATAAGGTAATGCCTTTGTTATCTTGCGGCACCTAAGCTTGCAAAGATAAAAATAAGGTAAAATACCCGGACAGGGGATAAAAAATGCAAAGCTACAAACTGTCGTTATCGGATCAACATCTGCCGCTGTGTGCTGAAATCGTATTATTGAAAACTTTATTTTACGGGGTCAACCTTAGTAGCCAGAGACCGCGCCCATCACAACCTTATTTACAATTCAGATACAATGCACGGATATTCGGGGCGGTGTGCGGATACGGCACAGAATTGCCACCAGGCCCAACCGCCCACAAATGAATCAGCCGGCAGGCGGAGACCGTCCGTGGGCTCACCCTATGTTTGTATCGCATTTTGGAATTGTACGACGAGGGTGGCATATGGAGTTTAGCATCCGCGATGCTGCCGCGCAGCCCGCTATGTTCTTTGTCGTACAGCTTGGCTGCTGTGCGACAAATGGGAGGGGCAACCCTTTCGGCTGATTGACGCCGGAGCGGTGTGCGGATACGGCACAGGATTGCCATTCGGGCCAACCGCCCACGAATGAATCAGCCGGCAGGCGGAGACCGTCCGTGAGCTCAAAGACGAAAGAGGGCTCAAGCCCCCTATGTTTGTATCGCATTTTGGAATTGTACGACGAGGACCGGTATATGCGATTTCTGCCTTGACGCGAGTCCGTGAAAGCTTTCGGATATTTCACTCCAATAACAGCCTTTTTCTTGCCTTTCCCCACAATTTGTTTAAATTATAAGCAAGGGGATATCCAGACCCCGCTGACAACCAAACACACGACAATCACAGGTGTTTCATGACAGATAACAATCAGTCCTTCAAGCTCCGGACGCTTTTCACACTCATCACCGCGGCCGTGCTGACCGGCACGACTGCTGCCCAGACCCTCGACGGCACCGTCCTGAACGAATTGAACCGAGACCCCGTCCCGGCCGCTACTGTGATTTACCAGGACGGCGAAACCAGCCAGACCACACCGGTGAACGCGGACGGCTCTTTCCGGTTTGATCTCACCCATGTTCAGGACATTGAAAACCCGACGATCCCCTTCAATGTTTCTCGCGTGTACCCGAATCCCTCAGCCGGAGCGTTTCGATTTGAATTCAACCGCTCCGAGCCGGTGCAGATGACGGTCTACGATATTCTCGGCAGAACCGTGATCAGCGATCAGACGCGATCCCGGTCTTTTTCCCTGAATCTGTCCAACCAGCCCAGCGGCGTCTATTTTGTCCGCTTTCAACAGCATCACCGCTCGATTGTCAAACGCATTTCCAAAAGCGGACATGCGCTCAACGGCCATGTCATGGCGCCGGTTCCGGGCCGTGCCGGCAAAGGCCTGGCAAAACCCTGCCGGAGCGGCCCCCGGATCATACACAACCGCTGATCATTATTTTTCTGATACAACCGATGTGAATCCCGGTGATCATGTCAAGATTCTTTTGCAGCCGCATCCTGATGTTTTTTCTGGTGCCTTGTCTTTTGATGCAGATTCTACAAAGGTCAATCTTGATGCTTTGATATACTTATCGGTTGGATTAAGGATTCATTTCCACTTGACTCTGTATTATATTTAGGTAAGAATGTTCTTCCATAAAGCAAACTCCAAAACCCCGCGGTCATAAAGACCGCGGGGTTTTATCATTTGCAACATCAAAACGCCTCGTCAATCGATTTTCCCGGAGACAGTTTTCGCAAAAACGCAGCAACCGGCAAACAATGCACGTCACTGATCAACAATTTCTCATCGCCCCGATACAATAAAATGCATTGTGCCCGGGGATAATCCGTGCGAAAGGCTTTTAACCCTTTTAAATCCTGGTGACGCACCTGTTTGGCATTTTTGACCTCAATAGCCGTTATGCCGCTTTCTCCATAAAGAATAAAATCAACCTCAACACCGCGTTGGGTTCGCCAATAAAACAGATCATTTTTTTCAGCGCCATAGGCAAGAAACGCTTTTAAATGCTGCGCCACGAGCCCTTCCAGCGCCGCCCCGGATATTTCCTCCGGTCTATCCAACGGCCCCCTGGGACGCAGCGTACGGAAGACACCGCAATCGTACAAAAATAATTTGGGATGCGAAACAACCGCCCGTTTGGCTTTTTTGGTGAACACCGGAATTCGATAGGCCAATAAAATATCCTGCAGAATATGAATATAGCCCTCGACGACTTTGCGCTCGATTTGCGCCTCGCGGGCAACATTGCTGATATTGAGCTGCGCACCGTGAGAAAAGCTGATCGATTCGAGAAAACGGTGAAAGGCGCCGATATTCCTGACAAGCCCTTCCTGCTGCACCTCTTCCTGCACATAAAGCGAAACATACGCATCCAACGTCGCACGCGGATCAGCGTTTTTGGCCACAACCGGCACCAATCCGCGATCGAGCGCCTCATCAAAAGACGAATCCACATCTTCGGAAAGCATAAAAGGATGCATGGTGTAATAATGCAGGCGTCCCGCTAACAAATTTACGCCGCTTCGTTTGAGCTTGCGGGCGCTGGAGCCGGTCAGGATAAATTGTTTGTCGTTGTGCTGTTCCACCAGCGCATGCACAACGCCCAGTAAATCCGGGATTTTCTGAATCTCATCGATGATGATGATATCTTTATCCGGATTGCCTTCGACCCGTTCTTTGAGACGTTCGGGAAACGCCGACAACGTCCGATACACATCAGCCATCAACAAGTCAATCCACAGCGCATTTTGATAATGATGCTTTAAAAACGTGGACTTGCCGGTTCCGCGCGGGCCGAACAGAAAATAGGATTGTTCGGACGGGGAAAAATGCCTGGTAATATATTTCATGCCGTCACCTGTTATTTTTCTACAATATACATAAAATATCTAAAAATGGAAACAATAATTCCATTTCTGCTTCAAAAATGGAAATTATAATTCCAATATTGGACACCTGGATCGCATCGGCGTTGCAGCCCGCTATGCTCTTTGTCGTACAGCTCGCCTGCTGTGCGACAAATGGGAGCGGCAGGATCCAGCCTTTTTCCCGGTAATGTGCCGTTCTCACTCTTTTTCTATATATTCTACAACTGCAGGATGATGCTTTTTCTCTTGCATTTATGTGAAATATCCTTAACTTGATGTATGTTTTAAAATCAAAATGGAGGGTGAAATGCCTGCTTTGACTGTAGAAAAACCATTGCGTGAAAAATTGGGCGAAGACGCATCGGAAAGTTTGCTTCGTCTTGTGAATCAAAGTGTTGAACAGCGGAAACACGAGATGCTGGAGTTTGTGGAAGAAAAATTTGAACGGCGGTTGACAGAAGAAATATCCAAGGTCAACGAACGTATCACCACAGAAAGTTCCAAAGTCAATGAGCGCCTGACGGAAGAAATCGGCAAGGTTAATGAGCGCATGACAGAAGAGATTGGCAAAGTTAATGAGCGAATTACTGCGGAAAATAGCAAGACCCGCGCCGACCTCATCAAATGGATGTTTATTTTTTGGATCGGTCAGGTGGGGGCATTATTGGGGATTTTGTTTGCCTTTTTTAAATAAATCTTTCTGAAAAGTACCGGTAACGTTATTAAAAATAAGTTAATAAGGTAATGCCT from candidate division KSB1 bacterium includes these protein-coding regions:
- a CDS encoding prolyl oligopeptidase family serine peptidase gives rise to the protein MTNKGDNVDLTRLCLLDPQTGETELVEYDPERKVDFGSALFDNRTEELIATMYTGDRKRIYPKTKEFEKDIEFLKSNLPDGELSVRAASEDMRYVLVGLSSDVNPGSVYLYDRDKKDLELLYHSRPELKSDHLAHMKALRYKARDGMEIPAYLTLPRGVEPEKLATVMLIHGGPWGRDSWGFDAYAQFLANRGYAVMQPNFRGSAGYGKEFLNAGNKEWGTGSMQHDISDAVKI
- a CDS encoding prolyl oligopeptidase family serine peptidase, with translation MFGGSYGGYATLAGLTFTPELYNAGISYVGPSNLLTLLNSLPPYWEPIKKMFYKRVGDPNTSQGRKQLKQQSPLFHAENIDDPVLVIQGANDPRVKKQESDQIVVAGREKGLDMSYLVAPNEGHGFRQQDNRLVVAVAIEKFLAEQLGGRYQKAVDPEIEERWNELKVDIDSVAMPDTSFVSQGAGFPHVNGSILTSFTASYEQLLETQGREINMDVTRNVLESKYKGNDVWLVINKAQSPQGTSVDSFYLAATDLAPLKHIVNQPRVRIETQYNENSVTGSMQMGGREREINVDVSEKLLGSIDVTAMGMSLATDYQAQFSMFNLLRQQAEKRILSINGTQTVTVPAGEFECLVVEIDKEDGTEKQTLYVTKKEPHLLIKSTSQLPAMMGGGTATTKLVETDLEL
- a CDS encoding glycosyl hydrolase family 2 translates to MKCLLLIMFFTVVSAQALDLSPLFSDHMVLQQQTAVPVWGTAEPGTAVVVKSEWGETAETRADQDGHWFVELETVQADGPFTLTISAFNDTIRIQDVMLGEVWLCSGQSNMEMPLAGWPPADTVRHSAREIRSADYPRIRMFMAARSVAMQPKNEISGSWKPCTPETAFAFSATAYFFALNLYQQLDVPIGLLHSSWGGTPVQAWMDAEALRETGEFLKVLDALQEGDEKIKAYNRWLEEKETIKVPNRDLDKFWAQLDFGQTVVADPEFDDSQCNTMELPQTWEDTEIGAFDGVVWFRRSIDIPKAWKDRELTLQLGPVDDMDATFFNGTEIGRLQQNGAWQVNRTYHVSAEQVKTGSNVIAVRVIDTGGGGGIYGEPKQMKLFPKDQPEIALPLSGDWAFLPTAEFRGNTFYLFDVNPPDFYSKPDLPFVVGPHTPSMLYNGMIAPLTPYRIKGAIWYQGESNTGNPDQYAQLFPQMIRTGGRTGESGIFRSILYRSPRMITGLRLNHSACVKRKCRR
- a CDS encoding T9SS type A sorting domain-containing protein, translated to MTDNNQSFKLRTLFTLITAAVLTGTTAAQTLDGTVLNELNRDPVPAATVIYQDGETSQTTPVNADGSFRFDLTHVQDIENPTIPFNVSRVYPNPSAGAFRFEFNRSEPVQMTVYDILGRTVISDQTRSRSFSLNLSNQPSGVYFVRFQQHHRSIVKRISKSGHALNGHVMAPVPGRAGKGLAKPCRSGPRIIHNR
- a CDS encoding AAA family ATPase, with the protein product MKYITRHFSPSEQSYFLFGPRGTGKSTFLKHHYQNALWIDLLMADVYRTLSAFPERLKERVEGNPDKDIIIIDEIQKIPDLLGVVHALVEQHNDKQFILTGSSARKLKRSGVNLLAGRLHYYTMHPFMLSEDVDSSFDEALDRGLVPVVAKNADPRATLDAYVSLYVQEEVQQEGLVRNIGAFHRFLESISFSHGAQLNISNVAREAQIERKVVEGYIHILQDILLAYRIPVFTKKAKRAVVSHPKLFLYDCGVFRTLRPRGPLDRPEEISGAALEGLVAQHLKAFLAYGAEKNDLFYWRTQRGVEVDFILYGESGITAIEVKNAKQVRHQDLKGLKAFRTDYPRAQCILLYRGDEKLLISDVHCLPVAAFLRKLSPGKSIDEAF